The genomic region acccattgtgtggtacatcattttgaagaccttttcaaaacgagaaagatgacttcaataaaaatgttctatgatacttttatccaaaatggcggctgattgaacattataaattatttccgggcaagatatttttctcgggccagtcccgtgtttcggatgggcacgttaagcTGTCGGTCTCGGCTGCCTTAAAAGCAGTCgctaggtcatgtcagaggccctgaaattggtCAGTTATGaactgaaaactctgacaccagacctgagccagccaggtcacacgatattattattattatcattattattattattattattattattattattattattattattattattattattattattattattattattattattattattatattattcaattatttcatcacttACAAAATGATCATTTTTATTGCAACCCAAGTCGGCCATTGGCAAGACTTTGGTACATCTCTATTCTGTCAAATTAAAAAAGGATCTAATCATTGATACCGTGATGAGTACAACCGCCTTTTGAATTCCATGTTTTGCACTCCCTGAGACACCAAGGCGACTGAGGTTcgctgattattattattattattattattattattattattattattattattattattcctcaaaaactaaaacttcaatcagccgccattttgatacaagtatcatagaacattttaattgccatctttcttgttttgaaaaggtttttaaaatgaataaccacacaatgggtttacatttaaaatattcgatcTACAACCCCTAAgccacccccttatgagggcttgaaattcagttgtacgtcaaaaggtagagtatctgaccaataacttatcctggaagttacagtattatatttacaacagtctccaattaattgaagggttcccagacatatgactcactctgtataataaactCGTCCACACTTTTGAGTAGGTTTCTCTTGTacagcattgtttgaatagggggccttaatgttattcataagaacTGGTGACAGTTTCTTGTGAATCTTGCTGTAGACTGgttcaaagttttcaatgttTGACATGATttgaatggaaagcataaatgttatattcataatgaaCGGTGATagttattttggactaaaattttataaaaattgtacaagtaaaattctaaccttatcttggactttgtcacctataaatttggaagaaaaatagcacaaggactatcttattattttatcttccaatgttattacattagtgtcatttgcattgtaaatacataaataaataaataaaataaaaataaaatgatagttcaAAGTATCACTATTGGACGGGTCCACTATAGTATCACTACTATATAGACTGGTCCACAAATTAAGTTTGTCTTGGAGTGACTTGGGAAGATCGATTGCTTGTCTTAAACAACCGGTggattgattgatattttcattgtaGCAACTACAGAACCAATACAGTTGCCATAAGTACCAACAATTCAACAAAGTTATCTCATTATCTTAACAATCATTGCATTGTATAGATAGATTCTTTTTTCAGTTACTTGTTCAAATAAGGCTCTTTAAAGATTTATTTCTGTGAGCCTTTGTATGTAATGaagatgaatgaatataaataaatagtgaTATGGATAAGTCCTTGTCATCGGCGGATCCAACCCAACGACCAGGTAGTGCTAGCAGAAGTTTGTAGCGCTCCTAACACCATTTGCTCTTGAATTTGGAGCGACATATGAATTATGAACAgtatctttattcattcattcattctttatcCATTTATACAATAGCACCATTTGCTCTTGAAGAATAATTTGGAGCAACATGAACAgtatctttattcatttatacaatatgcattatcaaaatgatagggagaggaaaaataaggtaaccttgtgctattcctctcccaaatttagataataccATAAGaaaacaatagcatgagtagatataccatggtataggccgttatgtcgcaacttttacagttatctcaagccgatagtccacgtagttctttcccgtgagctttatgacgctggtagtctctcatattgtgcggttcatacactcttacccggtcaaaacagtaaaaatcgacaataaacgatagtaatcggcttgggataacagtaaaaattgcgacataaacgccctataccaggattatctacttacgctattgtttctctatggtattatctagatttggagaggaatagcacaagataatacatagtccgaaataggttgagtctcgtagttcttcaattcacaaaattttcagtcctcatgtattttcacaaagtgaaaatgaaaaaaaattattccataATCTTGAGAAATGATTGTGGAATGAGGCTTCTTGAGAACAAATTACACTGTAGTTATTTTCTAGAAAAGGTAGTAGATATTGAATTATAGCTGGATTTTCCTTTGTACGTGAAtaccgtcgtcgaccacgacagggagagaatctcagattgggtagatttcaattgtctacataacctaaaatattatgtttaattatcTTTTAATGGGGCAAGTTGAGCTTacacttttttataattttaaatggcaatatgttgatattattaggtGCATACAGATGTACGCCCCTCCAACACGCTCCACgccgctccgcaatcgctccaatcatgaacgttacgggatgttagctcttctcgcgttccactcttgctcgccggtcaatcatcaatcaatctgctcgagtgacgttcgattgtgGAGCAGAGCAAAGTCTTTACGCACCTTAAGAAACgtttaattctttaataataaggaaataatgaaaaattatttgatcagctgttttagcacacttgaaatttggacaatatggatgtcaacaatgcttgccatcgtcgactgcggaaatttacgcataaAGGAACGTACCTTCAGTGGAATGATCACTGGGAAGTACCTTTAGTCACTTCTGATCTGCTAAGGCTTCCCAGGTCATATACCACTCgttccagaaatcgtttgtatttctaggtccaaatttatcaataatttaccTTTTGAGGCAAAGAGATTGATAAtaggaaaatgttcaaatattacaTTCTTAAATGGCTCAGAAATATCTTGCCTGATTGTTTAGAacacatttttttattctttcttagTTTTCGACATAATGATTATTTAGTTGttgaaaatcatatcaaaaagTAATTAAGCCCAAACTGGAAATGTATGAGAGGTGAgtgaatgtgtgagtgtgtgttcattttttttcttgcccaaaaaaaaatttttttttcttctttctgattttattcaattatagtatAAGCACTCCTGCTTGCACGCGTTTAGCATTATATGCTTACAACAAGCTAGAAATGTTCTGTTTCAAAAaagctttgtttttttttcataatacatcATACACGTAGAAAGCcttattacataaattatattttatacaatttcttcagtgcactttgtattttatttccatttttgatgtttgatttttgaatcagaataaaaacaatttgaatttgaatttgaatgattgatATACTACTGGAAACATCTGTATGACATAGAATCCGCATGCATTTTAAGTTAGTAATCATTGAAACTAATTAGTTGTGACACATTCTAGGTGACCTCCGACTCACCTGCGGCGTCCATGTAGACGTGGCGGCAGGCGTGGCACGCGTTTGGCTCTTGGAGCGGCCTTTCCACACCTTGCGGGCCACAAGTCGCGTGCCCTGCTGCACGACAGATGAAGACGACTTGGATTTCTGCATGGACCCGGCGGCAGCTGCGACAACAGAACAAGAGGATGATGAATGCTGCAGACCGTGAAGCAGATTCGACAGAAACATCTGACCTGACGACAACAGGGACTTGGTAGCTGGTGGTGGGGAAGACACCTCCGAAGGTGCATCCTCCTCTACATACACCAGTTTCAAGGATTTAATCGCAGACACCCAGGACAGATCTGTCTGTACACCCTTATCCTGATCTTCATCCTTACTGATTGGGTCCTCTGGTTTCGCCTTGATGTCCCTCAGGGTTTGATCATAATTAATCCTCTTAAACCTGTCCGCTTTATCAGAGTCCATACTCTTTTTCCTAGCCATCCTCAGGTACCTTTTAATGGTATCACTCACAGATTGTGAGACATCATCATGGTTGAGACTACTCCTCCTCCCACCACTACCACTCCCCCCACCCGACTTCTGTGCAGCCTCCTTTTGTTGGGCAACCCTCTGTGCCTCCTCTTGGCGTCTCACCTCCTCATCTATACCGGCCATCATCTGCTCTGTGATGGGGTCTGTTTGTGTGCCGTAATCCATGTCCCCGGAGAGGGGAGTGTCGCTCTGGGGAGGACTGCTCCAAGGGGATGCCTCGTCGTTCTCCTCATCACCCTCGTCAAACTCTGAGTATTTCCATCCTGAGGAACCAGGGAAGTTGGACAAACTGGGGTTGAATGCCCTCCTGAATGCACCTGAACCACTCCAGCCACTGGGTCCAGCCCCTGACAAGTTCATCCCTGTTCTAGATCTTGATTTCAGTATCCCTCTACCATCTCCACCATCAAATCCCTTGATGTGGCACCCCCTGAGGACCACCACTACTACCCAAAGAAAACCCTCTAGCACGTCTCAGCTCAAAATACATCTTGTGAAGGAGCTTCCTATCAGTCAATATATCACTTATCACCTTATCCCTGTTAGTGGACTTGCTGTAATACCTTCTCATAGTTTCTATGAGTTGTTTTTGGGTAGTATCTACACTATACGAGTCTGATCTAGATTGTTGAGACtctttcaattcaatactagCTAGATGGGCAGTGAGACGATCAAGGAGCTCTTGGTGGTCCAGTGCTTTAGATGAGGTTCCATCATCGAAATGACAGAGAACATTTTCGATTAATGCATCTTTGGGTGAAGTGGTTTCTGGGGGAGATTCTTTACGTCCAAACAAGAATTCCTGTTTCAGTTGAAGGAGGGAGGGGCGGGTGACAAGTTTTTTGAAGGAGGGATCATCAGTGGAAGTCTTTGCTTCTTTCTCTTGTTGTTGTCTCAGATCATCCGCCTCGTCAGCTGAGCTAGTCTTGTCGCGACAACTGCCTCCTTTCTTCCGGCGCCCCCCGCGACTCCGCCCGCGCGCCCTGAACCCCAGCGCACCCGGGTACGACTGCTTCCTCCACAGCAGGAACCTGGGTTCCCGGTGACACACCTCCTGGAAGTAGGCCTCGATCTTGGGCACATCGTCGGCTCTGTTTAGTGCACCGTCGGGAATCAACTTTCGCCCAGCATCCGCCATGTACCGCCATGTTTTCCTTGTCAGCAGCCATCTCTCCCTCTTGCCCTTCCTCTCCTTTGTCACTCCATCCGTCTTCGGCTTCCCCATCTCTGTTCCTCCTTCTCCGACACTCAAATCGCGACTAGTTCGTCTGTATCTAGCCTTCGACCTTGTTCTAAAACTACTGCGTTTCTGCAAGCTATTATCACTCAttatgtattatgtattctCAAATAGACTCCTCTGAATGCAAATCATTGGCATTCAGAgaaatcatcaataattatgagAGACTTGCAAACACGGATTCTCTACC from Nilaparvata lugens isolate BPH unplaced genomic scaffold, ASM1435652v1 scaffold7876, whole genome shotgun sequence harbors:
- the LOC111048220 gene encoding uncharacterized protein LOC111048220, coding for MSDNSLQKRSSFRTRSKARYRRTSRDLSVGEGGTEMGKPKTDGVTKERKGKRERWLLTRKTWRYMADAGRKLIPDGALNRADDVPKIEAYFQEVCHREPRFLLWRKQSYPGALGFRARGRSRGGRRKKGGSCRDKTSSADEADDLRQQQEKEAKTSTDDPSFKKLVTRPSLLQLKQEFLFGRKESPPETTSPKDALIENVLCHFDDGTSSKALDHQELLDRLTAHLASIELKESQQSRSDSYSVDTTQKQLIETMRRYYSKSTNRDKVISDILTDRKLLHKMYFELRRARGGCHIKGFDGGDGRGILKSRSRTGMNLSGAGPSGWSGSGAFRRAFNPSLSNFPGSSGWKYSEFDEGDEENDEASPWSSPPQSDTPLSGDMDYGTQTDPITEQMMAGIDEEVRRQEEAQRVAQQKEAAQKSGGGSGSGGRRSSLNHDDVSQSVSDTIKRYLRMARKKSMDSDKADRFKRINYDQTLRDIKAKPEDPISKDEDQDKGVQTDLSWVSAIKSLKLVYVEEDAPSEVSSPPPATKSLLSSGQMFLSNLLHGLQHSSSSCSVVAAAAGSMQKSKSSSSVVQQGTRLVARKVWKGRSKSQTRATPAATSTWTPQ